One Dioscorea cayenensis subsp. rotundata cultivar TDr96_F1 chromosome 19, TDr96_F1_v2_PseudoChromosome.rev07_lg8_w22 25.fasta, whole genome shotgun sequence genomic window, AAAAATGCAGCTGTATAAAACCACATACAGAGAAACCACATATGGCATTTAAAAGAGGGGCTTAAAGCATGCTAAAATGCCCAAAAGAGAATGTCAATGGGCATGGTTCCAGTAAAGAATGCCATTGTGAAGAAAATTAGTACAATGAAGAAcccaaaaaatcaataattactTCAAAAACTGTAAaagatagcccaatggtatgacaccaaagtataagggggaggtcatgggttcaaatctctcccccgacaatactgtacatccgggttccaatactgtttggtactgtttatattcatataaaaaagacGCTTgccgtctattattcaaaaaaaaaaaagaactgtAAAAGAATTAATGGAACTCAACGATCCCAAATTATAACACAATTAGACGTACATTTTTCTGAAAATCATACTATACAAAACCCTAACTGGCTCAATTTGAACCAAAGAAATTCATTGTTAAGATGATTGAGCCATATGGAAAATCAAACAATTACAGTACAGCAAGTTTCAAGAACAAAAGTTGTGAACTCTATATACCAATATGCAGTaacctatttatcaatttcctACATTtcccaatattttttaaaaaattaaaatgttgtACTGTTGAGGGGGAATAAAATATAGGGAAAATTGATTATAAACCCCTAAAAAgatctataattgcatatttacctttaaaaaaacataattgtatatatatcctgaaaaatataggtaattgcgAATATGCCTACTGATAAATTCCGTTAACAGAAGTTAATCAAACTTtattaactatggttataacttggattaaaatatacaaaaagttcaaaataaatCTTGTAAATGGTCATttcacaattaaattttttttttcaaagagtaTATATGCAAAGTGTATAATGGTCATTTTATATATCTGTTGTTTGTTAACGGATGGTTTTTCAACCAATTTGAACCCCAGgggtatatacgcaattatatatattattcaggggtatgtatgtaattttttttattcaatggcaaatatgtaattttaaaattatccagGGGTACACCTACAAAACTccctaaaatatataataattaaattataaaaaaaattaatgaaatcttgataagttttaaataaggggtaattttgaaaagttggcacaatattttataaatttagaacaataactaattttaacaactttcttattgtaattaaagtcgacatatataaaaaaaaaaacttgacgGAGTAAATTTCAAACTAAATTGAACttactcaaaagaaaaaaaaataataaattaagtttgaGAAAACTAATTATAGGTTAgaattattcttaaaaaaaatttaaaaatggtttgaagttattttaaattaacaaatatttatttattttttttttgtgccaaaatttaaatttaaaataaacggaactgtaattttttttttaatcaagttgATTTAACATCATTACCAAATAATTCCAATTTTCAAAAGATTCTTGTGaagaatttgttttgaataagaAAACAACAGCGTGGAGGtattcataaatattaaatatttcagcTGGTATTATGAAAAAACCCCAAAGCGTTCCCGCCCAAGATTGGCTTTTAATTGTTTACTTAAGCTCAAAGTATAAAATcagagattttaaaaaataaaataaaaagttgttATATCCTTAAAATAGAATTGTATTGAGTTCTAGAAGAATTAGGATTCAGTTTATAGTctataaaaatagattaattttgGATAATTGATCCTGCTCCGTAGTGTCTctccctcaattttttttttattttttgacgaAAGCCATAAGCACTCCCTTAATTGGTATTATTTCTCTCCTCTCtaatttctttataattttattctCAACATATACTATATATCTATTACATGttatctattaatatatatatatatatataatgtcaaTGGAGgtgaattaaaaatttagttctattatttagaaataattttggtATGTGGGTTATATATGATCTTCAAATCTATAAATTTTTActgaaattttagatttttttaataatttatgctTTCTTCATACAAAGAAAGCTTCtctcatgttgttgttgttgttctaaAGTATGCTCACAATAATCTCTGTATGTGCCTAATAATCTTTAAGCATATGAAATTTtccagaattttttttttgttaaatttaagcTTTGGTCTTTCACAAGAAAGCTTCTTtattcatgatatatatatagcatgctTTTCTTTCAATGGTTTGATTTAATTTGGTGAATACTTTCCGATTTGATCTAATTAGCATTGATTTTCTCATACACAGCATTGTTAATAAAGctcatttaatttgaaagatGTATACATCGACTTGTGCTTCAACCACTATTATAAGGAAAAGGAGTTCAGAATCAACAACCAACATGCAACTGATCAACAATGAAGACAATGAGAGAATGGATCCTGCTAGAAAGAAACAATGCagtattattttgaagaaactCATGAATCACACAAGTGTTCTTCTTCATAAACACTTGGACTTGCGCAGAATAGAACGAAAACTCAATTGCAATGCCTACCCGACTACGTCTCGGTTTGCTGCAGATGTTAGGCAGACTCTTGCTAATGCTATGCAGAACCATCCTTCCACCGATGAAGTTCATATCAAAGCCAAAGAACTGAATAACATATTTAATGTAAGTTGGAAGACAAGGAACAAGTGGTGGATTGATATACCAGAACCTCGTccagaaaagaaacaaaaggtaTTAGTTGTTTGACTTGATAAcaataagtattaattatatatggtTATTATTTTCCAATCCATGATAATCATGTTAAGTATGACTAAACAGGTTGCAATTgtcaacaaaaatttattattaaaagcaAAGGAGGAGCAAGCTTTGCAAACTCATCAATTCACTGTTGAAACAAAGACTTTCAAGACATGCAAAGGTATAAAAAATACTAGTAAGGTTTCTAGTGCTATATGTATGGTTGCTAATTCTTGTTGCAATATCTGAAGATGCTGTAATTGGTGTGCTATATCTAAATTAGATGGTGTTGCAGAAGAAAAACATGATGCCCAGCCTTTGGATACTCATCCATGCACAGCCAATTCAGCAACAACTTTTCAGCCTTGCAAATGTATAAGAGAGCATAATGATATGATGTTATCTGGTTACTGAATAGTGCTTCAGTTTctaagataattaatttttctgttGTCTCAGATGTTGCCCCAGTTTCTGAAACCAAGGCTAAACCTAGTCCTGATACTGTTCTCTcacaaaaaagttttatttcttttcttctaatgATTTAATGGATTTGTTGATTAAATTAGATTAGATTACATTACATTACTTGATGGTTGGCTTTTTTGACATTCagggaaaaataattatttgatggAGGAGCAAATTTCACCATCTAAAGCTCTTCATGTTGCAAAGATGAAGGCTCGTTTTGCAGATACTATTATCAAAGCACAAAAGGCACTtcaatttaatgtatttttctcttcttatcttttgtaatgtttgtttcttaAATAATTGAAATCAGTAGTATTTTCATATATCTTAATCTATTATTTCTGTTTCCAGGACATGCAAGTTGATCTAAAGGTGGAGATGCagaaacaagtaaaatatttaGAGAAACAACACCATGGAGGTAATTAATCACTATCATTTTTCAGATTTAATTAGAGTTTGAGTTTTGCAATGCctattgaatattttataatctGAATTTCTTTGTTTCAGAAAAATTACTTGTTGAACATTGAATATATTAGGCTTATAATTCAATACAATATACATGAACATAATCTACTCATAACATGATCAATTTAAAAGTCAATATACTATCATCGTCATATTATAGTGTTATCATTCTTAGTGGCTTCCTATGTCATATGCTCAAATCAAGTTAAATAACTTATTgatccatatttttcatttcagtATGAAAGCAATGTAATGCCATTGAAATTCAAAACAATTAACCATGAAAGGAAGATATTATAAGAATTTTCATTTAACTTTTTTGGCATTAAGCAGAGAAGACCAGATTAGAATATCAAAGAAAAAtgcaaatacaaaaagaaagagagggaGCTCGAATTGCACGTGAGAAGGTAATGCATACACAACTCTTTTTAACtgaaaatagagagaaaaaaaagaacttcTTTGCTAATCGGAGGTAATTTATTCATTGTTAAATAACTTATGATTCTTTCTTCATAAATTTTGCAGATGGAACAAACTGCCAAGCTCAATCAAAGTTTGGAGAAGGAAGTTGAACGTATGATGAAGATCATGggatataattcttttttat contains:
- the LOC120283494 gene encoding transcription factor GTE12-like — encoded protein: MQLINNEDNERMDPARKKQCSIILKKLMNHTSVLLHKHLDLRRIERKLNCNAYPTTSRFAADVRQTLANAMQNHPSTDEVHIKAKELNNIFNVSWKTRNKWWIDIPEPRPEKKQKVAIVNKNLLLKAKEEQALQTHQFTVETKTFKTCKDGVAEEKHDAQPLDTHPCTANSATTFQPCKYVAPVSETKAKPSPDTVLSQKRKNNYLMEEQISPSKALHVAKMKARFADTIIKAQKALQFNDMQVDLKVEMQKQVKYLEKQHHGEKTRLEYQRKMQIQKEREGARIAREKMEQTAKLNQSLEKEVERSVRLQGIGRKFSQRRRETERNRGRSREED